The stretch of DNA CTACACCTGGTAACTTTATTAATTTTTCCAGTTCTTTTGGAATCACATCGTTATATTTTTCCAACATCATTTCAGCATTTAATTTTATATTTTTTGCCTTATTTTTATAAAATCCAGTTGATTTTATATATTTTTCCAGCGTTCCCAAATTCATTTCTCTTATGTCTTTTGGCTCTCTTACAACTTTAAATAGTTCCTTTGTAACAATGTTTACTCGTGCATCAGTACACTGAGCTGACAAAATTACTGCAACCATTAGTTGATAAGGAGTTTCAAATTCCAAAGCAGCTTTTGGAACACCAAATTTTTTTTCTAATATTGGGAATACTTTTTTCAATCTTTCCTTTTTTGTCATTTTACCTCTCCAAAAACTTATAAAATTATTTTTTCTAAAAAAACTTTATTATCCCTAAAATAAAAAAATGTATTGGATAAAATAAATAAAAAAAGTATTTTATGTTTCTTCCTTTTTCCCCATTATACAAAAAAATAAAAATTAATGAAATTAATGAAAAAATCTGTGTATGAACAATTTGAAAAACATTTGGAAAAACCAAATTAAAAATATTTAAAGTGAGAAAACTGATTAATATTTTAAGATTATTATTCCTAAAAATATTAAAAATCATTATTAATAGAATTCCATACGCACCATAATCAAGATTAATTTTCTGAGAAAAATACAATATAAATATGATTAAAATAGCTTTTATAATTTTCATAAATGGTTCTTTTATCCAGCTCTTTTTTAAATTTAAAATACAAATTGTAAAAAGTCCCAAAAATAATGTAAAAAATATATTTATATCCCTACCATCTGCACATAAAATAAAAAGACCCTGAATAACTACCGCAAAGCAAAATAATCGCAGCAAATACTTTTTCAAATTCCGAGTATGTACATACCCTTCATTCAACGTAAAAGCAAATATTGGAAAGGAAAGCCTTCCAATAACTCTCAGAATCTCACTTCCACCAATCATAACCTGATAATGATCTACAAACATCGTGATTAATCCAATTATTTTTAATATAAATAAACTCAAATCATCTCCTAAATCCAATTATTTACATTTTAAAAATTTTTATTCTTTAACTTTTAAAAATAATAAATTTAATTTAATTTTAAAAAACTATGCTTTTATTATTTATGAAAGCCTTTATTTTAACAAATTTTATAAAATTCATTATATTTAATCATATCATTTTTTCAATCTAATTTCAAGAATTTTTTTGTCAAAAAAAAGAGACTGTTTCATAAAATTAGTATTATGAGACAGCCACTTTTTATACAAGTTTAATTTTTTCTCCCAAATTTTTAGATAAATCAAGTTTCTTTATTTTGTTTTTATATTTTGCATAATTATGCGTTGGCAACAAGCGTTATTAATTCTTCAATAGTTTTTGCACCAACTGATTTTTGTTCTCCATTTATAAATACAACTGGTACTGCCTGAATATCTTTTTCTTTTGCTTCTTCAAAAAATACTGCACTGTCTACCATTGTTGTTGTAATATTTTTATTATTTGTTGAAATTAGGTTTAAAGCTTGAACTACATCTGGACAATGTGTACATGATAATGAAATAAATGTTTCAATGTTTACAGGCTTATTAACTGATTCAACTTTTGAAAGCTGCTCTCCTTCCAGTTTTTTCCCAAGTCCTGCAAGTCCCAAAACTGCTAGAATAAAGCTGTTAAATTCATGTCCTCCAGGAATACCTGAAAAATTAATTCCAGTATTTTCCCCATCTTTTAAAATTGTAAAAGATGTTGGACGAGTAAGGTTTGCTTTTTCTAAGTCAGCCTTATCATTGTCAAATGATTTTTTTACATAGTTTACTTTTCCAGAAATTGCATCAACTTCTTGTAAGAAGCTATCTAATTCAGCTGATTTTTCACTATCATTCAAAAATGCAACTAATTCAATATTTCCATTAATTTTATCAAAATAACCTTTTAACTGTTCTACAATATTACTATCTAATAAAGCCATTTTACCTCCTTTTAATTTATTAAGTTTAAAATTATTAAATTTTACCTACTAAATCTAATCCTGGTTTTAAAGTAGCTTCTCCTTCTTTCCATTTTGCTGGACAAACTAATCCTGGGTTATCAGCTACGAATTTTGCAGCTTTTGCTCTTCTTACTAATTCTGATGCATCTCTTCCGATTCCTTCGTCATTTACTTCATAAGCAACGATTTTCCCTTCAGGATTTACGATAAATGTTCCTCTGAATGCAAGTCCACTTTCTTCGTTTAATACTTCAAATTCTCTTGAAATAGCTTTTGTAGGATCTCCAATCATTGCATATTTAACTTTTCCGATTGCTTCTGAGTGATCGTGCCATGCTTTGTGAGTAAAGTGAGTATCAGTACTTACTGAATAAACATTAAATCCTAATTTTTCCAATTCTTCTCTATGGTCTTCTAAATCTTCCAATTCAGTTGGACACACAAATGTAAAGTCAGCTGGATAAAATACGAAAACATTCCATTTTCCTAACATATCCTTTTCAAAGCTCACTTCTTTAAATTCTTCGTTTTGATAAGCTTGAGCTGTAAAATTTTCAATTTTTTTTCCTATTAACGACATAACTTCCTCCTAATTTAATAATATTATTGTTTTTAATTTGAAATGATTACAAATATTTCTTGATTACATTATACCATAAAAAATTATTTTGTCAAATAAAATTTAATGTTTGTATTTCAAAGAAATTATGATAAAATTTTATAAGAATAAAAATAAAAAGTGAGGATAATATGTATAAAGTATTAATCGCAGACGATAATAAACAAATTGTTTCTATACTGTCAGAATACTGTAAAAAAAATAATTTTACTGTAAGTACTGTTTTTGATGGGGAAACGGCATTAAAGGAAATTGAAGAAAATGAGTTTGATATAATACTTTTGGATGTAATGATGCCAAAAAAAGATGGTTTTGATGTATGCAGGCAAGTGCGTACTTTTTCAAATGTTCCAATTATAATGATTACAGCACGTGGAGAAGATTATGAAAAAATAATGGGACTGGAAATAGGGGCAGATGACTATATAGTAAAACCTTTCTCGCCTGGAGAGATAATTGCAAGAATAAATGCAATTTTACGTAGAATAACACCTAAAAATGATGAAAGTACAAAAATTTTTACATTTGATAATCTTGAGATTGATTTGAATAATTTTACGGTAAAGATAAACGATGAAATAATTTCGTTGACTAAGAAAGAAATAGAAATTTTATGGACTCTTGCAACAAATCAGAACAAAGTTTTTACAAGAGAAAATTTGTTGGACTTAATATGGGGATTTGATTATTTTGGAGAAAGCCGTACTGTCGATACGCATATAAAAAGACTTCGTGCAAAGCTTGACAATTATAAGCATGAGAAATGGAATATTAAGACAATTTGGGGAGTTGGCTATAAATTTGATATTTTAGAAAAATAACTTTCTTAATAAATCATTGAATAAAAAATGTGAGGTTCAAAAAAATAAAAAAGGAGTGAAGTTTTTTAAAATGGGTAAAAGAATAAAAAAGATTTTTTTTAATGGAGAGGAGTATCCGCCAGAGACATTTAGATTAGGAATGATGCTGTGCATGGTTGGAGGATTTATGGACGCATATACTTTTGTTACACGTGGAAAGGTACTTGCTAATGCACAGACAGGAAATGTTGTTTATCTTGCTATAAATTTACAAAGGGGAGATTTTGGAAAAGCCTTTAATTATTTTATGCCTATTCTGGTTTTCACATTTGGAATATTATTTACTGAATTTATTAGAGTAAAATTTGAAAAACATAGAATTTTTAGATGGCAGCAAATTGTTATATTTTATCAAGTTATAATAATGTTTTTTATTTCATTCATTCCAAGTGGAAATTGGAATATTGTTGTAAATATGATTATGTCGTTTATTGCCGCAATTCAATATCAAGGATTTAGAAAAATTAGGGGACTGGCAGGAGCGACAACAATGTGCACTGGGAATTTACGAAGCGGAATGGAGAACTTATTTAAATATATAAATACAGAAAACAAGTCGTATTTACAAAATTTCTGGATATATTTAGGATTAGATGGATTTTTCTTTATTGGGGCAATGCTTTGTGTAGTTTTAGTGAAAATATATGGTATAGGAGCGTTGCTTGCTTGCTGTATTTTACTGGTTGCGGTGTTTATTATAATGTTTAAGGAGACTATTTAAATCCTGCCTTAGAGGCAAAATTGATTGAAAGGACGATTCCCGACAAACCTAATAGTAAAAATCAGAAATACAGGAAATCGGAAAGAATTATTAAATGATAAAAGGGATTGGAAAGGTGGTAAAAATAATGAATCTTATAGATAAAAATACCAAAGTTTACTATATTAGCACCTTTTTACTATTTTTAGCTTCCACAATGCCACATTCCATTCTGACTGTACTTTTTCTGAAAAAAGGCTTGTTAATGTCGCAGATTGTGCTAATGCAGTCTTTTTTTAACCTTTCAATGATTATTTTTGAGATTCCAAGCGGAGTAATGTCGGATTTATATTCAAGGAAAAAAGTTTATATTTTATCATTAGTTACCTTGGTTATAACGTTTTTTCTGATTATTTTTTCCAAAAGCCTATTTTGGTTATCGGTGGCATATGTAATATATGGGGGAGCAAATGCACTGGAAACTGGAACAATTGATGTAGTTTTAATAAATAGTTTGAAAAATAATGAAACTGGATTGCAAAAATTCTTAAAATATCAAAAGCAAATTTCGACTTTTTCTTCTATTTTAGGTTCAGGAATAGGATTTTTACTTTATTTTAAGATAGGTGTAAATATTTATTTTATTTCTATTACTTTGATACTTCTCAATATATTTCTAACAACTTTATTTTTTTCCGATGAGAATAAAAAAGCAAATGAAAATATAAACTTTCAAATTTTTAAAAGGCATATAGCCGAGTGCATTTCTGAATTGAAAGAAAAAAGAGTAATGAAATATTATTTTATATTCTTTGGAATTATACAAATTTTTATCCAAAGCCATTTTCAGTTATGGCAAAAACTTTTTTTAGATAAAGGAATTGGAGAAAAGAATTTTTTTGTTATGTATGTACTGTTTCAAATAATTGTGATTATCGCATATAATACGAATATTTTAATGATAACTGCAAAAAAGTTATATTTACTCCTAATTTTAATATTTTTATTGACAATAAATATAATAATTTTAAAAAATAACCTTATATTTACAGGAATATATTTAATATTGTGTACAATTTTTTTTATAATTAACTATTATTTTGAATTTCACTTTAATAAAATCCTGTCAAAAGAAAAAATAAGTGCAATAACTTCTATGAAGTCTTTTTTTTCAAGGATTTTCTCATTCGGAACATTATTTATTTCCAGTTTATTATTAAGAAAAATTAGTGTTGTTAATTTATTTGCGATAAATGTTACAGTTGTTATTTTTGTGGTTATGTATTTAATTTTTAGAATTAACAGATCTATTCGAATCAAGACGTAAAATAATACTGGTTATGAAAATAATAAATAATGTTGAAAGAATAAAAAACTTAAAGAAGAAAAGATGTTTAGGGTATTTTTATATAAAAAAAGACAATACTGATATTCAATTCAATGTTTCTGAAGAAGAAATAAAGAAAAAATTCGATAAAAACATTTGATAGACTAAATGAAGCTAAAAATCAAAATCCAGAAATTAAAGTAATATATGAATTTCCAAAGGAAGAGGCAAAAACCAAATTTACTGACTGGCTGGATAGAAATTCAGGATATCAAAATATAATAGATGAAATCAGAGTTAGACCAGAAAAATGAAATTGAAAGGATATTTAAATTTATGGAAAATAAAGAAAGAACTATCAGAATATACAGAAAAGTAGATGTAAATGAAACGATGGAAGAAAGGCATAAAAAAGTTATGGAAGGACTGTCGAAACTGGAAGCTCCTTTAGGATTGAAAGATAGTAAAATTCCAGAAACACCTGACTTTGGGACAGAATTAATATGTTTTTATGATGCTAAAAATGTTAAAACTAAAGGAGTTTCAATAGAAGGTTCATATGATTGGAGAGATGAAAGGATGTTATCGGCATGTTGGGATAAGTTACATTATGAATTTAAGACAACATACAAGTTGATAGACTATAAAAAAATAATATATGAAGATCTTCCAAAGGTGATAAATGTTTTTGATCCTTATGTTGCTGATTTATATGTAGCTTATAATGGTGCTTATGAGGAAGGAAGAACTCCGGAAACAAGAACTTATGGAGAAAGTATAAATCCTGAATTTTTAAAACTGAAGGAGAAAAATTGTAACATAGGAATGCTGGGAGATGTATTATTTACATTATCTCCAGTGATGTACTTCAATGAAGAGAGTTACAGTAAGCTAATAAAAATACCTAAGGAAGAGCTTTTGATAAAACTTAAGAATAAAGCGAAGGGAGTCCTGTTACTTGAAAAGGGTATATACATTATTTTTAATGACAAGGCAGATATTACTTATGAAGAATTTGTAGAAATGAATAATATATTTAAGCCATTAATGGGATTAATTTAAAATATAATTACATATAATTTGAATTTTTAAAACAACTTTTTACCCCAATAAATTTCAAAAAATATTTATTTAATTTCTTAAATTAATTTTTTTAAAAAACAGCAAAAATAGTTTCAATTTTTCAAATTCTCCAGTTGTTCCAGTTCACTCTACTCTCTATCTAAAAAGGGAGAAAATAAACAAATTCTGAATATTTCTCCCTAATTTACTTTTATTATTAATTTTTAAAAACAAATTTCTTGATTAAAAATCACTTTTTAAAATTTCCCCTTTTCTCAAATCACTTCTCATTTTTTGAATAATATCATCCATTTCATCCAGTTTTTTCAAAATTTTCTTTTCTTCAGGGCTTGTTGTAATAATTTTACTGATTCCACCATTTTTTATTATAATTCGTTTGTCTGCTATTAGTGCCAATGTTGGGTCGTGTGTTGCCATTAATACGATTTTGTCTGATGAAACAAGTAATTCCAAGGCTTTTTTCCTGTCAATTCCTGCATTTTCAATTTCGTCAATTAGGACAATTGGAGATGAGCTTAAAATGGCTGTGTCGGCAATCATTAAAGCACGGGATTGTCCACCACTTAGGGCTGTGATTGCAGTAGTTAAGTCAAATTGCTCTCCAGCTAGATTGTTTGCAGCGGTAATGATTTTTTCCACAGTTTCGTCAATATTTTCAATCATTCGGCTTTGAGCGTGCAGTTCTAGAAATTCCTTTACTGATAAATCCATAACAAAATTCATGTTTTGTGATAGTTGTGCGACTAATTTGTTGTTTGAGGAATAACGCCATTTTTTGTCTGGAAGTTCACCGTTTATAAGTATTTGACGCTGTGTTGGAGTGTCTTTCTGGGCAGTCCATTCGATGTCGGCAAGAAGTCTTGATTTTCCAGAGCCTGTAGGCCCTACAATGGAAATAATTTCTGATTTATGAATATCAAGCCGCTCAAATCCCTCTTTATTCCCAGATTTATCTTGCCCAGCGACAATTGTAAGCATATCAATCGAATTTTCCTCTTCCATTCCCAAAAAAAGTTTCATCTGCT from Leptotrichia massiliensis encodes:
- a CDS encoding Fic family protein yields the protein MIERTIPDKPNSKNQKYRKSERIIK
- a CDS encoding helicase, producing MKSELDQKNEIERIFKFMENKERTIRIYRKVDVNETMEERHKKVMEGLSKLEAPLGLKDSKIPETPDFGTELICFYDAKNVKTKGVSIEGSYDWRDERMLSACWDKLHYEFKTTYKLIDYKKIIYEDLPKVINVFDPYVADLYVAYNGAYEEGRTPETRTYGESINPEFLKLKEKNCNIGMLGDVLFTLSPVMYFNEESYSKLIKIPKEELLIKLKNKAKGVLLLEKGIYIIFNDKADITYEEFVEMNNIFKPLMGLI
- a CDS encoding ATP-binding cassette domain-containing protein, which codes for MKNNDLINKLTISELSNKYPFAENFFTENHLPVETFQNKTFHEFIVTFAEDKIEDFALDVEKIEESLVDYIEQMKLFLGMEEENSIDMLTIVAGQDKSGNKEGFERLDIHKSEIISIVGPTGSGKSRLLADIEWTAQKDTPTQRQILINGELPDKKWRYSSNNKLVAQLSQNMNFVMDLSVKEFLELHAQSRMIENIDETVEKIITAANNLAGEQFDLTTAITALSGGQSRALMIADTAILSSSPIVLIDEIENAGIDRKKALELLVSSDKIVLMATHDPTLALIADKRIIIKNGGISKIITTSPEEKKILKKLDEMDDIIQKMRSDLRKGEILKSDF
- the nth gene encoding endonuclease III produces the protein MTKKERLKKVFPILEKKFGVPKAALEFETPYQLMVAVILSAQCTDARVNIVTKELFKVVREPKDIREMNLGTLEKYIKSTGFYKNKAKNIKLNAEMMLEKYNDVIPKELEKLIKLPGVGRKTANVVLGELWNIREGIVVDTHVKRLSNLIGFVKSDNPEIIERELMKLLPKKHWFVYSHYMILHGRDKCVARRPKCDICEIRDYCKYNLDNLKNSKVGN
- a CDS encoding thioredoxin family protein, which produces MALLDSNIVEQLKGYFDKINGNIELVAFLNDSEKSAELDSFLQEVDAISGKVNYVKKSFDNDKADLEKANLTRPTSFTILKDGENTGINFSGIPGGHEFNSFILAVLGLAGLGKKLEGEQLSKVESVNKPVNIETFISLSCTHCPDVVQALNLISTNNKNITTTMVDSAVFFEEAKEKDIQAVPVVFINGEQKSVGAKTIEELITLVANA
- a CDS encoding TraX family protein, which gives rise to MSLFILKIIGLITMFVDHYQVMIGGSEILRVIGRLSFPIFAFTLNEGYVHTRNLKKYLLRLFCFAVVIQGLFILCADGRDINIFFTLFLGLFTICILNLKKSWIKEPFMKIIKAILIIFILYFSQKINLDYGAYGILLIMIFNIFRNNNLKILISFLTLNIFNLVFPNVFQIVHTQIFSLISLIFIFLYNGEKGRNIKYFFYLFYPIHFFILGIIKFF
- the ahpC gene encoding alkyl hydroperoxide reductase subunit C; the encoded protein is MSLIGKKIENFTAQAYQNEEFKEVSFEKDMLGKWNVFVFYPADFTFVCPTELEDLEDHREELEKLGFNVYSVSTDTHFTHKAWHDHSEAIGKVKYAMIGDPTKAISREFEVLNEESGLAFRGTFIVNPEGKIVAYEVNDEGIGRDASELVRRAKAAKFVADNPGLVCPAKWKEGEATLKPGLDLVGKI
- a CDS encoding response regulator transcription factor, giving the protein MYKVLIADDNKQIVSILSEYCKKNNFTVSTVFDGETALKEIEENEFDIILLDVMMPKKDGFDVCRQVRTFSNVPIIMITARGEDYEKIMGLEIGADDYIVKPFSPGEIIARINAILRRITPKNDESTKIFTFDNLEIDLNNFTVKINDEIISLTKKEIEILWTLATNQNKVFTRENLLDLIWGFDYFGESRTVDTHIKRLRAKLDNYKHEKWNIKTIWGVGYKFDILEK
- a CDS encoding MFS transporter, with product MNLIDKNTKVYYISTFLLFLASTMPHSILTVLFLKKGLLMSQIVLMQSFFNLSMIIFEIPSGVMSDLYSRKKVYILSLVTLVITFFLIIFSKSLFWLSVAYVIYGGANALETGTIDVVLINSLKNNETGLQKFLKYQKQISTFSSILGSGIGFLLYFKIGVNIYFISITLILLNIFLTTLFFSDENKKANENINFQIFKRHIAECISELKEKRVMKYYFIFFGIIQIFIQSHFQLWQKLFLDKGIGEKNFFVMYVLFQIIVIIAYNTNILMITAKKLYLLLILIFLLTINIIILKNNLIFTGIYLILCTIFFIINYYFEFHFNKILSKEKISAITSMKSFFSRIFSFGTLFISSLLLRKISVVNLFAINVTVVIFVVMYLIFRINRSIRIKT
- a CDS encoding YoaK family protein, coding for MGKRIKKIFFNGEEYPPETFRLGMMLCMVGGFMDAYTFVTRGKVLANAQTGNVVYLAINLQRGDFGKAFNYFMPILVFTFGILFTEFIRVKFEKHRIFRWQQIVIFYQVIIMFFISFIPSGNWNIVVNMIMSFIAAIQYQGFRKIRGLAGATTMCTGNLRSGMENLFKYINTENKSYLQNFWIYLGLDGFFFIGAMLCVVLVKIYGIGALLACCILLVAVFIIMFKETI